ATCGTGTCCCCCTCCCTGGATAAGCCAATAGTGATGGGGAATACCTTGGGAATTACAGAAGTTGTGAACTCCTGCTCCAAAACTTATTAGATTGTCGTTAGTTCCGCATGAAATAAATAATAATTTTAATTTACTTTTTGCAGCTGCACCGTTATCAGGAAACAATCTAGATGTTGAATATGTATTCGGTGCTGCAGAAAATGCTCCTATATATGGGAATATGTCCAAATTGGTCAGTCCAATGTTAAAGGTTTGTCCGCCTCCCATTGAAAGACCGGCAAGGGCACGATGTTGGCTGTCAGTTTTAACAGAATAGTTAGATTCAACATAGGGAATAAGACTATTAATTAAATCTTTTGTGAAATTCTCCCATCCGTCTGCTACTCCGTTACCGGATGCATTTCCATTGGGAAGTACAAGGATAAAGGGGTCAATTTTTCCGGCAGCAATAAGATTATCAAGGATTACATTTGGTGCACCGTTATTATACCATTCGTCCTCATTACCACCAATACCGTGTAATAAATACATGACGCTATACTTTTCATTTGTTGAATATCCGGGAGGCAAATAAATTCTCGCTCTTCGCTGGCTGTTTGTAGCTGTGGAGTAATAAGTAATATAACTGACCTGACCCTGTGGGTTGCCGTAATTCACTCTGTCATATCCAGATGGTGGTGTAGCTGGAAGCGTTTCAGCTGCCCTTACACCGATTGGCCGTGCAAATATAAACGGCTGTGCAAGTATGATTGCTACAATTAACAAGAGATGTACTATTTTCCTGTCCAATACACTCATAAATTTTTTTTGCTTCATATCCTTTTTCCTCCTTTTATATTTTTGACCTTCTAGCCACAATATTAGGTAAATATAACCGTAACCTGGGGAGTTTAATTCTAATACCTATATTATACTACAACTTACATATTTATACAATATAGTTTGTAAATAGTTGCCTGCTTTAGTCATTATATGTTCTATTCTATCATTTATCTTTATATATTTACTATTTTTCCTTGTTTTAATGTATTTATCATGTCCTATTATCAAAATCCTTATCACTTTGTACTTTCATAAAATGTAATAGTAAAATTACCTGCCCCCATAGTCGGATTTGAACTTAAATATAACTTTTGGTTCAGGTATGAATATTTACTGTTTACATTTACTTCAAATGTAGGTACAAGAGAACCAAATTGACCGCCGTTTCTAACAATAATAATTTCTCCGTCATTAGTTTCCCAAAGATATCTGGCATCAATCGTCATAGGAGAAGATAGATTCTGATAATCAGCACCTGCCGCTATAATTTTTGCTGTTATACTTCCAGTCACCGTACCGCCGGTTATGGGAATAATGTTCCTATTACCTCTCTTACTTGCTCCAACCGATTGACTTGCTCCAAGATTTACCACCTCAGTTATGAATTTACTGCCGTATCTTTCAGAATTCGCCTTTCTATAGTCCCATGGTTGATCCGGTACATCCTCCGGTTCCGTTACAATTATTGAATTTGTCGAGTCTGGTATAACAGTTATCCCAGATACATCATAAACACTTAACTTCATAGTTGCTGTTGCAGGGTCTACAATACGCCTTCCAACAAATCTCCTTGTTTTCTCCTTGTTTTCTTCTTGTGCTCCTTTATTAATCCAATAAGGTCTTTTCAAAGCTGACAGTTCCAAGTGATGTGATAAGCTTTTTCTCATCCTTCTTTACAATGTGCCAGTTCTGCTTTCTTTTCAGACTACATATACCTGGCCTCTTATTAAGTGAATTATACCTGAGTCTATCTCATGAACCAAACCGCCGTTCCATTCCACTAATGGAAATTCCTCCAATATATCAAAATTCTCATGATTACCATCTATAAACAACACTGCCGACACCGGCAGTTCAGAAAGTATGGCTCTTACCTTTTTGTCATAACTCCCATTATCCCAGCATATAGATGTATCTCCTAATATAATAAGAAACCTATCTTCATTAGGATGGACCTTTTCTTCTTCCGCCTCAAAAAAATCAACTATTTTTTGTACATCTAATACTCCATGTATATCTCCACACAAATAAACCATCAAATCTCTCCTTTATTATTTTGCAGACCTTCCAAGTTTATTAATAATTATAACTTCACTGCGCTTGTAACAATTTTTTGATAACGGTTTAAGTCATAAATTTTTCTTCCCTGTCAAGATTATTCCTACAATCCCACCAACTAGAATAATAGCTGCTATTCTGAAAAACAACCATTCAAAAGCATGATAAGTTGCTCCTACTACTGCAGTTTCTGGGTCACTATAGTTCCATCCTAAGTAAGGGCTACTAGAAGCAATCAGTGCTACAGCAATTATTATTATTACAGCACACAGTACAATAAAAAGCCAATGAACTAGTCTTCTTTTCATTTCCTTCCTTTGAGCTAATTGTAGGTTAATAACCTCAAGTTTTTCAGAAATAACCTTTAACTCATCAGCCTTCTGCTCCACAATATTTTCTCCAAGCAAAACACTAACTGGCGTTTCGAGCACCTCTGACATAGAAATCAACAAATCCGAATCCGGAACCGATAATCCCTGCTCCCATTTAGAAATTGTTTGCCTTACCACATTCAGTTTGACTGCAAGTTCTTCCTGAGAAAGTCCTTTTGATTTTCTGATTGCTTTTATATTTTCATTTAACACTAGAAAAACTCCCTTCTATAATAAACACGAATATATTTGGTTTTGTTGCTTGAGCCAACCACATTAATATTCCTGTTTTGAGATTAAATTTAGAAAATGTTTACTTGCAGTTTCAACGATAAGTACTCCGATTAGCATATCAATAAATAATACTGTTAACCAAGATCCCCAATCTATATCAGTAAGTCCCAAGAAACCATATGCTGCCACAAGAGTATCCTTCTTTACCCAATAACTAAATCTTTCATAGGCAGTGAAGATAAAAACCCCAAGCAGGCCTAATAGAAATATTAGTTTTAAATATATATATCCAGATTTTCTTATCTTCACACTATTAACATTTTCCGAAATACTAGATGATAGATTATTCAGCAGTAATCGATTCCCTTTTAAAATATTCCGATTAGCAATCCATATGGTTATTGCATACAATACTAAAGCACTAATAAATTGGATAATAATAGACTTCAAATAATCATTCTCAAAGTGCTCGTAATTCTCTTGCTGACTGTAAAATTTAAACTGTAACCCGAGATTTTCTAAAAGAATATCACTTAAGGTTTCTGTTTTTTCTACAGTAGTATGAAGAACTATTAAATTCATGATGGAATTAATATGAAAATCAACATTGGCATTTTCAATAAAGATCTGATTTACAGGAACAAAAATCGAGAAATTATAGTAGTTTTTCCAGTTGGGCATGTAATAATTTGAATGAAAGGCATTTTTCTTTAGGATTCCTACGACCTTAAGCGTAATATTTCTTCCCATTGCAGGGTCTGAAATAGAAATAGTTGAGCCCAAAGGATAAGTTTTACTTAAGCCTGTCCCTATCAAAACAGGTATTTCATCATCATTCAGCTTGTAATCAAAACTCAGTTTTATCCCTTGTTCTAACTCAAGCGGGAATAATTTATAATATTCTTCATTAAGGTAGTTTACTGATACTTCTATATCACAATCCGGCAAGGTAATTAGATTTCCGTCAATATATAATGCAAAATCAAAATTTCTGTCCAAATAATTAAAGATTTGCTGAACATCGGATTCTGTAATATTGGCAAAGCTATAATCATTTTTCGGATTAAGATTGGCAATATAGGTTCCTTCATGGACCAAACTGCTCATTTCACAATACCCTTGATATGTCGACAAAAGTGAACGAATTCCGATAAAGGTCATATAATTTGCAATAAATATTAGTAAAATAATACATAAGGTAGATTTTCTTTTGAAATAACATTTAAAAAGTAGCATCTTTTTCTCTTATTACATTCAGAGTCAGAAGAGGACTAAAATGCAATAACTTCCTTTCTTAAAGTTGTTACTGCAATTTTATCTATTTCTACCCGTTGCCACAAGCAACGCATATTAACATTTCAACTATCTCCACAATTCATATTCACATCGTATCATAAAGCATAGAGATATAGTGTTTCTAGTTTCTACTTTGTTCAAAAATAGTAATTCTGGTATAGCTAGTTTTACTTTTTCAATGAATTGCTCAATTAAATTGGATTATATTATTCTAATAACGAATAAATGACGTGAGATAAATATTAATGTCTTATTAGTTAATACCATTATATACCTATTTATTTTACTAATCAATATTACATCATATTCCTACACACTGATATCATTTATACTATTTATTTACACAAAAACCCATAGGTGTATTTTTTGCTGTCTTTATTGATCCACTGTTATACTCATAAGTTTCTCTTATATCTATTAATTCGATCTTACCAATAAGGTTATCCAGTTCATTTACATTTATAAGTTTTCTATTATCTCTTTTTAAAAATTCAAACACTTTCAATTCCTCCTAGAATTATCAAGATAGTTTGTTTTTTCATTTTCTTATATAATTATAACTATTGTCCTAATTCTATCTGTAATCAAATCATATAAAGATGTTAAGTAATATCAGAAAATTTTACATTGGCATAGACATTGAAAGAACACCCGTAACTCACTTCAGAGCTACGGGTGTTCTTAACATTACTCATCTATTCTTATTTCAATACCTGATTTGATTTCAATGTTTATTTAATCATCGTAAAGTGTTATCTTTTTCTCACTTATATAACCTCCTATTTATAACTTAGTTGCACATTTATCTACGGTGTCTTGTAGATTCAGATTAGTGATTATTAATATTATAAAGTAGATTACTAAATAAAATAATAAAAAATTGACGTATCAAATAAAAAAGATACGCCAATGCACATTAATTCATATACTAGTCTCATATTTTCAATTGCAATTTGTAAGGTTTACATCCATGTGTTATTAGTATCTACAGTATGGGAACCATTGATTTCAAGCCTAAAATATAAAGTCTTCAGCTTTAATAGTAGATAGTTCCTCACTCCCTGGATTCCTGGCATTTATCACTCGTCTTGCATGATTCATAACCAAATCATCATACAGATTTCTAACCAACCTACCATTTGCGAAATTTTTATCCTTCGATGCTGTCTGCTGCTCGAAATACAAATGGATTTTTTCTTTTGCTTCGTTATCCAAAATATAATCATTTTTTTTACATATAGAAATCAATATCTTATCCAGTTCATATGGGCTATAGTCATCAAATTCTATAAATGTATTGAATCGAGATTTTAACCCTGGATTGGACTCGAAAAATTTATTCATAGGCTCCGTGTATCCTGCAACAATCACAACCAGATCCTCTCTGTAGTCCTCCAAGGCCTTCGTCAGTTCTGTCAAACATTCTCTACCATAAGAGTCAGAATGATCATTTTCTGTGATACTGTAGGCTTCATCGATAAACAGAACACCGCCTTTAGCTTTTTCGATTACTTTTTTCACCTTGAGTGCAGTCTGTCCTTGATATCCGGCAATTAAATCTGTTCTCGAAACTTCAACAAAATGCCCTTTTGAAAGTAATCCTATTTGCTTGTAAATTCTTCCTACAATTCTGGCTACCGTTGTTTTTCCTGTTCCGGGATTTCCAGTAAAGGCAAGATGCAATGTGCTTTTTGCGGAATGAAGATTTTTCTCCCTACGCATCATCTGAACCTTTTGATACACAATTAAATCTTGGACTTTATTCTTTACTTTTTCTAAGCCTACTAGATCATTCAGTTCATCCAACAAGTCTTGAAGTGTTCTTGTATCATCGTCTACTTCCTCAGTTGGCTTACAAATGCCTTGTATGGTTGAATAACCATAGAATTCAATCAAACTGGAATTAACAACCTGTGCAGCCCGTTTAACCTCAATTTTGTACTTCTTATTATCAATAGCTTCAGAAATTTTTTTAAGAATTGCAATAGTAGCTGCTTTACTATTTTCTTCCACAATTGCAGTTGCCAATTTAGTTATCTCGCCACAAGCATCTGTAAGGGCATCCATTTTAGATGCATTATTTATTAATGCTTGACCGTACTTGTCCATCATATTACCCTCATGAGAAGTAGAATTAGCTCAATAATTGCCAGTCCTGCAGAACCCCCGGCAATTAAATACGCATACTTTATCCTTTTTGACAAAGATTCAACTGCAGCATTAGTTGTCTGCACCGTATCTGCAATTTTCTCATCTACCTCTTCCTTATTTTTCTCAATTGCAATAGCAAGTCCTTCATCCCTTTTTTCACTTGCAGTAAGCTGAGATGTATGTTCTTTAACTTCTTTCCATATGCTATCAACTTCTTCTAGATGGGAGATTCCGCTTAATTTTTCTTTATAATCCTTCAAACTATTGATGTCATCCACATTTAAATCGATACGTTCAGTAATCCTACCAACAGTCTCCACTAATTCATCTAATTTGCCTGAGTAGATTTTATCTGCCCGGTCCAACCCTTCTAATTTTTCAATAAAATCACTTGACTGCATAGACAAAGTCTCGATTTTCTTTTCGGCTGTTGTTAACGCAACTTTTACTGCGTCAGCTTTCTGGGCACTCTCTTTACTGCTTTCAATAACACACTCTACAGACTTAGAAAGAGTGCTTATCTCCTTAAACCATTTTTGACTATCACTCCATATTTTATCAATATCACTAAGATGACTATAACTATCCAATTTATGTTTAAATTTTTTCAGTTCTTCAAGTGTCTTTCTTTGGTTTTCAACTATTTTTTTGATTTGCCCCTGCGTTTCCTTAATACTTTGGCTTGTTTCTTCGGTTGCCTTGATAGAAACTAAAATCGCCTGAATATAATCCTTGTCCAAAGCTTCTAGTGCACTATATACCTGTCCAAACTCTTTGATTAATTTAATCTGGGTATTATTTATACTGTGTAAATGAGTTTGGATTTGTGAGGTTAATTCATTCAGTTCTTCGCCTGTAACCTTATGGTTCAATCCGATACCACGACCAAAAAGCAAATCCCCAAAAAACTCGCCTACTCCCTTGGAGTTATCGACCATTTTAAGGTTTAATTCCGTTGTAGTTTGTTCTGAAAACTTTTTTATTTCTTTCTTGGCGTTTTCAAAATCATGACGCTGTATAACCAATTCGTTCATCTTTAATCCTCACTAATCATTTTATCTAATTCGGTAGAAACTTCATCTATCTCGTTATCGATCTTATCATATACCTTCACATTTTCACGTATTGCTTTAACTGAATCTCTAATAATGGTAGCAGCATTCTCATGTCTGTAATACATATTCTCAATAGCTGAACTTTTAAATTCTTCATACACAGGTTCTTCCTGGTTAGACACGACCTTGACCAAAGGAGCGTCAACTTTGATGGATTGTTCTTTATCCAGATCTTTATACTTATGACCCATATTATATTCTTTCTTCTTTTTGTTTAATAAGTATATAGCTGCAGCACTACCAATAATAAGGCCTGCACCCATTATGTATAAAGCTTTTTTCATATCATTAGTCCTTCCATTCATTAAATAGTTTATCAATATCATCGAATGTATTTTTAACACTTTCGTCAATTGCACAATTTGCTCTAATATTTTTTATAGAATCAGCCATCATATTAGCAGCCTCAACATGGCGGTTGTGTATATCATGTGCAACTATATATTTTGTATGTTCTAGCTTTGTTTCGCTAACCATTTGGACTTGATGTTGAAGATTTAGTATCTCGTTACCTTTTTGTATTTGAGCATTCACAATTTCTCTTTTCATACTATTTTCGATTTGCT
This genomic interval from Herbinix luporum contains the following:
- a CDS encoding DUF3237 domain-containing protein — encoded protein: MRKSLSHHLELSALKRPYWINKGAQEENKEKTRRFVGRRIVDPATATMKLSVYDVSGITVIPDSTNSIIVTEPEDVPDQPWDYRKANSERYGSKFITEVVNLGASQSVGASKRGNRNIIPITGGTVTGSITAKIIAAGADYQNLSSPMTIDARYLWETNDGEIIIVRNGGQFGSLVPTFEVNVNSKYSYLNQKLYLSSNPTMGAGNFTITFYESTK
- a CDS encoding metallophosphoesterase — translated: MVYLCGDIHGVLDVQKIVDFFEAEEEKVHPNEDRFLIILGDTSICWDNGSYDKKVRAILSELPVSAVLFIDGNHENFDILEEFPLVEWNGGLVHEIDSGIIHLIRGQVYVV
- a CDS encoding helix-turn-helix domain-containing protein produces the protein MLNENIKAIRKSKGLSQEELAVKLNVVRQTISKWEQGLSVPDSDLLISMSEVLETPVSVLLGENIVEQKADELKVISEKLEVINLQLAQRKEMKRRLVHWLFIVLCAVIIIIAVALIASSSPYLGWNYSDPETAVVGATYHAFEWLFFRIAAIILVGGIVGIILTGKKNL
- a CDS encoding ABC transporter permease; amino-acid sequence: MLLFKCYFKRKSTLCIILLIFIANYMTFIGIRSLLSTYQGYCEMSSLVHEGTYIANLNPKNDYSFANITESDVQQIFNYLDRNFDFALYIDGNLITLPDCDIEVSVNYLNEEYYKLFPLELEQGIKLSFDYKLNDDEIPVLIGTGLSKTYPLGSTISISDPAMGRNITLKVVGILKKNAFHSNYYMPNWKNYYNFSIFVPVNQIFIENANVDFHINSIMNLIVLHTTVEKTETLSDILLENLGLQFKFYSQQENYEHFENDYLKSIIIQFISALVLYAITIWIANRNILKGNRLLLNNLSSSISENVNSVKIRKSGYIYLKLIFLLGLLGVFIFTAYERFSYWVKKDTLVAAYGFLGLTDIDWGSWLTVLFIDMLIGVLIVETASKHFLNLISKQEY
- a CDS encoding rhodanese-like domain-containing protein: MFEFLKRDNRKLINVNELDNLIGKIELIDIRETYEYNSGSIKTAKNTPMGFCVNK
- a CDS encoding AAA family ATPase, with translation MMDKYGQALINNASKMDALTDACGEITKLATAIVEENSKAATIAILKKISEAIDNKKYKIEVKRAAQVVNSSLIEFYGYSTIQGICKPTEEVDDDTRTLQDLLDELNDLVGLEKVKNKVQDLIVYQKVQMMRREKNLHSAKSTLHLAFTGNPGTGKTTVARIVGRIYKQIGLLSKGHFVEVSRTDLIAGYQGQTALKVKKVIEKAKGGVLFIDEAYSITENDHSDSYGRECLTELTKALEDYREDLVVIVAGYTEPMNKFFESNPGLKSRFNTFIEFDDYSPYELDKILISICKKNDYILDNEAKEKIHLYFEQQTASKDKNFANGRLVRNLYDDLVMNHARRVINARNPGSEELSTIKAEDFIF
- a CDS encoding coiled-coil domain-containing protein produces the protein MNELVIQRHDFENAKKEIKKFSEQTTTELNLKMVDNSKGVGEFFGDLLFGRGIGLNHKVTGEELNELTSQIQTHLHSINNTQIKLIKEFGQVYSALEALDKDYIQAILVSIKATEETSQSIKETQGQIKKIVENQRKTLEELKKFKHKLDSYSHLSDIDKIWSDSQKWFKEISTLSKSVECVIESSKESAQKADAVKVALTTAEKKIETLSMQSSDFIEKLEGLDRADKIYSGKLDELVETVGRITERIDLNVDDINSLKDYKEKLSGISHLEEVDSIWKEVKEHTSQLTASEKRDEGLAIAIEKNKEEVDEKIADTVQTTNAAVESLSKRIKYAYLIAGGSAGLAIIELILLLMRVI